A window from Solanum stenotomum isolate F172 chromosome 7, ASM1918654v1, whole genome shotgun sequence encodes these proteins:
- the LOC125870781 gene encoding UDP-glucuronic acid decarboxylase 1 isoform X1, translating to MKLHKQSSRRDEELPNSQPYSPKTLKYPNRSLPRSINYLLKEQRLLFIFVGILIGSTFFIIQPSLSHLSTSSEPHSSIPRSYNALNHESLSTLSSYNDKDFSFRVNGGTGRVPVGVGRKRMRIVVTGGAGFVGSHLVDKLIKRGDDVIVIDNFFTGRKENVKHHFGNPRFELIRHDVVEPILLEVDQIYHLACPASPVHYKYNPVKTIKTNVMGTLNMLGLAKRIGAKFLLTSTSEVYGDPLEHPQKETYWGHVNPIGVRSCYDEGKRTAETLTMDYHRGANVEVRIARIFNTYGPRMCLDDGRVVSNFVAQAIRKQPMTVYGDGKQTRSFQFVSDLVDGLVALMEGEHIGPFNLGNPGEFTMLELAGVVKEVIDPSATIEFKANTADDPHKRKPDISKAKELLNWEPKISLQEGLPLMVNDFRNRILNEDEGKGN from the exons ATGAAATTGCACAAACAGTCAAGTAGAAGAGATGAGGAATTACCCAATTCCCAACCATACTCACCAAAGACCTTGAAATACCCAAACAGATCTCTTCCCAGATCCATCAATTATCTCCTCAAAGAACAAAGacttttgttcatttttgttgGTATTCTAATTGGTTCAACTTTTTTCATCATTCAACCCAGTCTTTCTCATCTTAGCACATCTTCTGAACCACATTCTTCAATACCCAGATCATATAATGCTTTAAATCATGAATCTTTGTCAACATTGTCTTCATATAATGATAAAGATTTCAGCTTTAGGGTAAATGGGGGTACTGGGAGGGTGCCAGTTGGGGTTGGGAGGAAAAGGATGAGGATTGTGGTGACTGGTGGTGCTGGATTTGTGGGGAGTCATTTAGTGGATAAGTTAATTAAGAGAGGTGATGATGTTATTGTGATTGATAATTTCTTTACTGGTAGGAAAGAAAATGTGAAACATCATTTTGGGAATCCAAGATTTGAGCTTATTAGGCATGATGTTGTTGAGCCTATTTTGTTGGAAGTGGATCAGATTTACCATTTGGCTTGTCCTGCTTCTCCAGTTCACTACAAGTATAATCCTGTCAAAACTATTA AGACAAATGTGATGGGCACCCTTAACATGTTGGGGCTTGCCAAGAGAATTGGCGCTAAGTTCTTGCTTACTAGTACAAGTGAGGTTTATGGTGATCCGCTTGAGCATCCTCAAAAGGAAACATATTGGGGTCATGTGAATCCAATAG GTGTTAGGAGCTGCTATGACGAGGGAAAGCGGACTGCGGAAACCTTGACTATGGATTACCATCGCGGTGCAAATGTCGAG GTTCGTATTGCTCGGATTTTCAATACATATGGACCTCGTATGTGTCTAGATGATGGACGTGTTGTCAGCAACTTTGTTGCCCAG GCCATCCGCAAGCAACCTATGACAGTATATGGTGATGGAAAGCAAACTCGAAGTTTTCAATTTGTCTCTGATCTG GTTGATGGATTGGTGGCCCTCATGGAGGGTGAGCACATTGGGCCTTTCAACTTGGGAAATCCAGGAGAATTCACCATGTTGGAGCTTGCTGGG GTGGTGAAAGAAGTGATTGATCCGAGTGCCACTATTGAGTTCAAAGCCAACACCGCGGATGATCCTCACAAGAGGAAACCTGATATTAGCAAAGCAAAGGAGCTACTAAACTGGGAACCAAAAATATCGTTGCAAGAGGGGCTTCCTCTCATGGTCAATGATTTCCGCAATCGTATCTTGAATGAAGATGAAGGCAAAGGGAACTAA
- the LOC125870781 gene encoding UDP-glucuronic acid decarboxylase 1 isoform X2, with the protein MKLHKQSSRRDEELPNSQPYSPKTLKYPNRSLPRSINYLLKEQRLLFIFVGILIGSTFFIIQPSLSHLSTSSEPHSSIPRSYNALNHESLSTLSSYNDKDFSFRVNGGTGRVPVGVGRKRMRIVVTGGAGFVGSHLVDKLIKRGDDVIVIDNFFTGRKENVKHHFGNPRFELIRHDVVEPILLEVDQIYHLACPASPVHYKYNPVKTIISNVMGTLNMLGLAKRIGAKFLLTSTSEVYGDPLEHPQKETYWGHVNPIGVRSCYDEGKRTAETLTMDYHRGANVEVRIARIFNTYGPRMCLDDGRVVSNFVAQAIRKQPMTVYGDGKQTRSFQFVSDLVDGLVALMEGEHIGPFNLGNPGEFTMLELAGVVKEVIDPSATIEFKANTADDPHKRKPDISKAKELLNWEPKISLQEGLPLMVNDFRNRILNEDEGKGN; encoded by the exons ATGAAATTGCACAAACAGTCAAGTAGAAGAGATGAGGAATTACCCAATTCCCAACCATACTCACCAAAGACCTTGAAATACCCAAACAGATCTCTTCCCAGATCCATCAATTATCTCCTCAAAGAACAAAGacttttgttcatttttgttgGTATTCTAATTGGTTCAACTTTTTTCATCATTCAACCCAGTCTTTCTCATCTTAGCACATCTTCTGAACCACATTCTTCAATACCCAGATCATATAATGCTTTAAATCATGAATCTTTGTCAACATTGTCTTCATATAATGATAAAGATTTCAGCTTTAGGGTAAATGGGGGTACTGGGAGGGTGCCAGTTGGGGTTGGGAGGAAAAGGATGAGGATTGTGGTGACTGGTGGTGCTGGATTTGTGGGGAGTCATTTAGTGGATAAGTTAATTAAGAGAGGTGATGATGTTATTGTGATTGATAATTTCTTTACTGGTAGGAAAGAAAATGTGAAACATCATTTTGGGAATCCAAGATTTGAGCTTATTAGGCATGATGTTGTTGAGCCTATTTTGTTGGAAGTGGATCAGATTTACCATTTGGCTTGTCCTGCTTCTCCAGTTCACTACAAGTATAATCCTGTCAAAACTATTATATC AAATGTGATGGGCACCCTTAACATGTTGGGGCTTGCCAAGAGAATTGGCGCTAAGTTCTTGCTTACTAGTACAAGTGAGGTTTATGGTGATCCGCTTGAGCATCCTCAAAAGGAAACATATTGGGGTCATGTGAATCCAATAG GTGTTAGGAGCTGCTATGACGAGGGAAAGCGGACTGCGGAAACCTTGACTATGGATTACCATCGCGGTGCAAATGTCGAG GTTCGTATTGCTCGGATTTTCAATACATATGGACCTCGTATGTGTCTAGATGATGGACGTGTTGTCAGCAACTTTGTTGCCCAG GCCATCCGCAAGCAACCTATGACAGTATATGGTGATGGAAAGCAAACTCGAAGTTTTCAATTTGTCTCTGATCTG GTTGATGGATTGGTGGCCCTCATGGAGGGTGAGCACATTGGGCCTTTCAACTTGGGAAATCCAGGAGAATTCACCATGTTGGAGCTTGCTGGG GTGGTGAAAGAAGTGATTGATCCGAGTGCCACTATTGAGTTCAAAGCCAACACCGCGGATGATCCTCACAAGAGGAAACCTGATATTAGCAAAGCAAAGGAGCTACTAAACTGGGAACCAAAAATATCGTTGCAAGAGGGGCTTCCTCTCATGGTCAATGATTTCCGCAATCGTATCTTGAATGAAGATGAAGGCAAAGGGAACTAA